GACGTCCGCATGAAAATGCCGGTTAAGACAAGGCGAAACGGACGGATTGCTAAATCGGCTGACTTACAGCATCGGCAAGTCATGAATGCGATGGCAGCAGCTTGCGGAAATAAACCACCCGTTCGGTCTCCTCAAACCCCAGCGCCGCATGCATGCGGTGTGAATCGATATTGGCAATATCGGCATCGGAGGCAAGCTCGCTCACACCCTTGCTGATCGCCCAGCGGGTGACCTCGGCGATCAATGCCGCGGCAACGCCCTGACCGCGGAATTCTTCTTCCACATAAACGCCTTCGAGAAACGCAACAGGCGAGGTATCGCATCCGTTGACATAATCCCGCCGGAGGCTGACGTCGGCAAAACCGATGGCCATTCCGACCAGATCATAGGCAATGAAACCGGCGTCGTTGTCGGAGAGGTTCTGCAATTCCGCCCTGTGTTCGGCAACGGAGGCATCGGGCCATAAACGGTGGCGCAAAAGGGACCAGTCGTCCAGAAATGCTGCGGCGTCCCTGATGGAAAATTGCAGGCTCAAGCGACGACCCCGCAAAACACGTCCAACCCCTCAAGCTTCACGATTCCGGCGTCGAACAGCGGCTCAAAACCCGGCATCGGCAGGATATCCGTGACCTCCATACCCTTCGGGACAG
This region of Agrobacterium tumefaciens genomic DNA includes:
- the aac(6') gene encoding aminoglycoside 6'-N-acetyltransferase — encoded protein: MSLQFSIRDAAAFLDDWSLLRHRLWPDASVAEHRAELQNLSDNDAGFIAYDLVGMAIGFADVSLRRDYVNGCDTSPVAFLEGVYVEEEFRGQGVAAALIAEVTRWAISKGVSELASDADIANIDSHRMHAALGFEETERVVYFRKLLPSHS